In the Festucalex cinctus isolate MCC-2025b chromosome 10, RoL_Fcin_1.0, whole genome shotgun sequence genome, one interval contains:
- the LOC144026509 gene encoding uncharacterized protein LOC144026509 isoform X2, giving the protein MPERMQTHDEVIPLPNQLPPKSPDHSFGDDRQPLADGRLQEDVVKVKSDLDNAHGCIQLLLTQVAERDKEINSLNHALHGPCEVVSLEAQNNTNKKLIAYLTLQIEYLQESNKKLEQKLEGVQHKSSAEVAELSVKNAELCRELTQKTNIMKRAKMDKKRVLDIAYRNLSASKEVIISQQEVIKDLEDNLIKLRVELPDTSSNSSVGLDRIVDLEYAVRNLERERLELRSQLSMLRNGRWEAEPRWAFQPAERLQDTEAEAAKQQRKAARAHSQHQGAPNNQERNLTGLPKQLDDSQERIVKENMRLQDDLTALTREKQAAHAGMEVVLRERDELKLSVHSYVNAMYRIEDLLRTKDQENLELVERLQAAQSDLQERERRLQQVEDLVGAIGVELRKAQEGPATLLSDLACIRELCARLDTDKELAACELTSKNLELDLVKKQLASETASVRNLETLLASALQKVSDREATLRALRDRLTPARNVTGDCNHAREATNPQALQRQTETTNRPNTRQTGEQHVNFRD; this is encoded by the exons ATGCCAGAGAGAATGCAGACCCATGATGAAGTCATACCTCTTCCAAATCAGCTTCCACCTAAATCGCCCGATCATTCCTTTGGAGATGACCGACAGCCGCTGGCAGATGGAAG GTTGCAGGAAGACGTCGTCAAAGTCAAATCCGACCTGGACAATGCCCACGGGTGTATACAACTCTTACTTACCCAA GTGGCGGAGAGGGACAAAGAGATCAATAGTCTGAATCATGCGCTTCATGGACCTTGTGAAGTCGTCTCTTTGGAAGCTCAGAACAACACCAATAAGAAACTGATCGCCTATCTTACCCTTCAG ATCGAATACCTGCAAGAGAGCAACAAGAAGTTGGAGCAGAAGCTGGAGGGAGTGCAACACAAGTCGTCCGCCGAAGTGGCCGAGCTCTCCGTGAAGAACGCGGAACTGTGTCGGGAGCTGACGCAAAAGACCAACATCATGAAGCGGGCCAAGATGGACAAGAAGCGGGTGCTGGATATCGCTTATCGGAACTTGTCCGCTTCCAAA gaagtgattataagtcaacaggaagtcattaaagatTTAGAGGATAACCTTATAAAATTAAGAGTg GAGCTTCCAGACACGAGTTCAAATAGTTCAGTCGGATTGGATCGGATCGTCGACCTGGAATATGCCGTCCGCAAC CTGGAACGGGAGCGGCTGGAGCTGCGTTCACAGCTCTCCATGCTCCGAAATGGCAGGTGGGAGGCGGAGCCCCGGTGGGCCTTTCAGCCTGCCGAGCGGCTTCAGGATACGGAGGCGGAGGCGGCGAAACAGCAGAGGAAAGCAGCTCGCGCTCACAG TCAACACCAGGGGGCGCCAAACAACCAGGAGCGGAATCTCACCGGCCTTCCAAAACAGCTGGACGACTCCCAAGAACGCATTGTGAAAGAGAACATGAGGTTACAAGATGACCTGACCGCACTAACCAGAGAGAAGcaa GCTGCACACGCTGGGATGGAGGTGGTTCTGCGTGAGCGGGATGAGCTCAAGCTGAGCGTGCACTCTTACGTCAACGCCATGTACAGGATCGAGGACCTGCTAAGGACAAAG GATCAGGAGAATTTGGAGCTGGTGGAGCGCCTGCAAGCGGCCCAGTCGGACCTGCAAGAGCGCGAGCGGAGGCTGCAGCAGGTGGAGGACCTGGTCGGCGCCATCGGCGTGGAGTTGCGCAAGGCCCAGGAGGGGCCGGCCACGCTCCTCTCCGACCTGGCCTGCATCCGTGAGCTCTGCGCCAGACTGGACACGGACAAGGAGCTCGCCGCCTGCGAGCTGACGTCCAAAAACTTGGAGCTCGACTTG GTGAAAAAGCAGCTGGCAAGCGAGACGGCGAGCGTGCGCAACCTTGAGACGCTGCTCGCCTCCGCTCTTCAGAAGGTCAGCGACAGAGAGGCCACGCTGAGGGCGCTTCGAGACCGGCTCACCCCAGCTCGGAATGTTAC CGGCGACTGCAACCATGCGAGAGAGGCGACCAATCCTCAAGCACTTCAGCGGCAGACGGAGACGACCAACCGACCGAACACAAGACAGACCGGAGAACA ACATGTGAACTTCAGGGACTGA
- the LOC144026509 gene encoding uncharacterized protein LOC144026509 isoform X1, translated as MPERMQTHDEVIPLPNQLPPKSPDHSFGDDRQPLADGRLQEDVVKVKSDLDNAHGCIQLLLTQVAERDKEINSLNHALHGPCEVVSLEAQNNTNKKLIAYLTLQIEYLQESNKKLEQKLEGVQHKSSAEVAELSVKNAELCRELTQKTNIMKRAKMDKKRVLDIAYRNLSASKEVIISQQEVIKDLEDNLIKLRVELPDTSSNSSVGLDRIVDLEYAVRNLERERLELRSQLSMLRNGRWEAEPRWAFQPAERLQDTEAEAAKQQRKAARAHSQHQGAPNNQERNLTGLPKQLDDSQERIVKENMRLQDDLTALTREKQAAHAGMEVVLRERDELKLSVHSYVNAMYRIEDLLRTKDQENLELVERLQAAQSDLQERERRLQQVEDLVGAIGVELRKAQEGPATLLSDLACIRELCARLDTDKELAACELTSKNLELDLVKKQLASETASVRNLETLLASALQKVSDREATLRALRDRLTPARNVTGDCNHAREATNPQALQRQTETTNRPNTRQTGEQSVCLNLGRIYNGRHVNFRD; from the exons ATGCCAGAGAGAATGCAGACCCATGATGAAGTCATACCTCTTCCAAATCAGCTTCCACCTAAATCGCCCGATCATTCCTTTGGAGATGACCGACAGCCGCTGGCAGATGGAAG GTTGCAGGAAGACGTCGTCAAAGTCAAATCCGACCTGGACAATGCCCACGGGTGTATACAACTCTTACTTACCCAA GTGGCGGAGAGGGACAAAGAGATCAATAGTCTGAATCATGCGCTTCATGGACCTTGTGAAGTCGTCTCTTTGGAAGCTCAGAACAACACCAATAAGAAACTGATCGCCTATCTTACCCTTCAG ATCGAATACCTGCAAGAGAGCAACAAGAAGTTGGAGCAGAAGCTGGAGGGAGTGCAACACAAGTCGTCCGCCGAAGTGGCCGAGCTCTCCGTGAAGAACGCGGAACTGTGTCGGGAGCTGACGCAAAAGACCAACATCATGAAGCGGGCCAAGATGGACAAGAAGCGGGTGCTGGATATCGCTTATCGGAACTTGTCCGCTTCCAAA gaagtgattataagtcaacaggaagtcattaaagatTTAGAGGATAACCTTATAAAATTAAGAGTg GAGCTTCCAGACACGAGTTCAAATAGTTCAGTCGGATTGGATCGGATCGTCGACCTGGAATATGCCGTCCGCAAC CTGGAACGGGAGCGGCTGGAGCTGCGTTCACAGCTCTCCATGCTCCGAAATGGCAGGTGGGAGGCGGAGCCCCGGTGGGCCTTTCAGCCTGCCGAGCGGCTTCAGGATACGGAGGCGGAGGCGGCGAAACAGCAGAGGAAAGCAGCTCGCGCTCACAG TCAACACCAGGGGGCGCCAAACAACCAGGAGCGGAATCTCACCGGCCTTCCAAAACAGCTGGACGACTCCCAAGAACGCATTGTGAAAGAGAACATGAGGTTACAAGATGACCTGACCGCACTAACCAGAGAGAAGcaa GCTGCACACGCTGGGATGGAGGTGGTTCTGCGTGAGCGGGATGAGCTCAAGCTGAGCGTGCACTCTTACGTCAACGCCATGTACAGGATCGAGGACCTGCTAAGGACAAAG GATCAGGAGAATTTGGAGCTGGTGGAGCGCCTGCAAGCGGCCCAGTCGGACCTGCAAGAGCGCGAGCGGAGGCTGCAGCAGGTGGAGGACCTGGTCGGCGCCATCGGCGTGGAGTTGCGCAAGGCCCAGGAGGGGCCGGCCACGCTCCTCTCCGACCTGGCCTGCATCCGTGAGCTCTGCGCCAGACTGGACACGGACAAGGAGCTCGCCGCCTGCGAGCTGACGTCCAAAAACTTGGAGCTCGACTTG GTGAAAAAGCAGCTGGCAAGCGAGACGGCGAGCGTGCGCAACCTTGAGACGCTGCTCGCCTCCGCTCTTCAGAAGGTCAGCGACAGAGAGGCCACGCTGAGGGCGCTTCGAGACCGGCTCACCCCAGCTCGGAATGTTAC CGGCGACTGCAACCATGCGAGAGAGGCGACCAATCCTCAAGCACTTCAGCGGCAGACGGAGACGACCAACCGACCGAACACAAGACAGACCGGAGAACAGTCAGTTTGTCTCAATCTCGGTAGAATTTATAACGGAAG ACATGTGAACTTCAGGGACTGA
- the chst14 gene encoding carbohydrate sulfotransferase 14, giving the protein MAPRRPDSAKRSGGVRAADFRSSGSAASARRHSAAVLPSVLTFLVIVASGGLLLMIEKGMLSGVETPPPRGIRRLGVDRHTGQRERVADDVESQVLQDIRNRTMTSMCSQKNMPHSLWSLTPQQRKTLLQHVLVNDEYRFLYCYVPKVACSNWKRVLKVLGGALESVDVNIKMDHQSDLTFLSSLKPEGIRYRLRHYFKFMFVREPMARLLSAYRNKFGEIESYQRKYGADIVRRYRKGKSSRAAGDDVTFAEFVRYLLDEDAERMNEHWMPVYNLCQPCALRYDFVGSYEHLERDAEFVLRRVGAPPHVSFPARQSWYKPVTAETLHYYLCGLPQKLLRELLPKYILDFSLFAYPLPNTTAEHCRH; this is encoded by the exons ATGGCTCCTCGACGGCCGGACTCGGCGAAAAGAAGCGGCGGCGTTCGGGCCGCCGACTTTCGGAGCTCCGGGTCGGCGGCATCGGCGCGCCGCCACTCCGCCGCGGTGCTGCCGTCCGTGCTGACGTTCCTGGTGATCGTCGCATCCGGAGGCCTGCTGCTCATGATCGAGAAAGGAATGCTGAGCGGCGTCGAGACGCCTCCGCCCCGGGGAATCAGGAGGTTGGGTGTCGACCGCCACACGGGCCAACGGGAGAGAGTAGCGGACGACGTGGAGTCGCAG GTCCTCCAGGACATCCGCAACCGGACCATGACGTCCATGTGCAGCCAGAAGAACATGCCGCACAGCCTGTGGTCGCTCACGCCGCAGCAGAGGAAGACGCTGCTGCAGCACGTGCTGGTCAACGACGAGTACCGCTTCCTGTACTGCTACGTGCCCAAGGTGGCCTGCTCCAACTGGAAGCGCGTGCTGAAGGTGCTGGGCGGCGCCCTGGAGAGCGTCGACGTCAACATCAAGATGGACCACCAGAGCGACCTGACCTTCCTGTCCTCGCTGAAGCCGGAGGGCATCCGCTACCGGCTGCGGCACTACTTCAAGTTCATGTTCGTGCGCGAGCCCATGGCGCGCCTGCTCTCCGCCTACAGGAACAAGTTCGGCGAGATCGAGTCGTACCAGCGCAAGTACGGCGCCGACATAGTCCGGCGCTACCGCAAGGGCAAGAGCTCGCGGGCGGCCGGCGACGACGTCACCTTCGCCGAGTTCGTCCGGTACCTCCTGGACGAGGACGCGGAGCGCATGAACGAGCACTGGATGCCCGTGTACAACCTGTGCCAGCCGTGCGCGCTGCGCTACGACTTCGTCGGGTCCTACGAGCACCTGGAGCGGGACGCCGAGTTCGTGCTGCGCCGCGTCGGGGCGCCGCCGCACGTCAGCTTCCCGGCGAGGCAGTCGTGGTACAAGCCCGTCACGGCGGAGACGCTGCACTACTACTTGTGCGGCCTGCCGCAGAAACTCCTGAGGGAGCTCCTGCCCAAGTACATTTTAGACTTTTCTCTCTTTGCGTATCCGCTCCCCAACACGACCGCTGAGCACTgccggcattaa